In the genome of Perca fluviatilis chromosome 4, GENO_Pfluv_1.0, whole genome shotgun sequence, one region contains:
- the LOC120557765 gene encoding probable N-acetyltransferase camello: MFLLVMQLVIRRYRPSDKDTVLALFSISIREHIRPCFHNAMTSPLYLAITLTLCVTGYLLGSVLGAVVLPGAWVGLVYYCCHELYASYGREKLRTEMQDIPGNYLSRPDDCFWVAEAEVDGRAQIMGMVAVVAKQSGKERHGELFRMIISPSCRRVGLGFRMAQTVIDFCKERGFSRVVLETSSPATAAVALYKKLGFSHVLSPTKTQAPVWFVTLAKVSIFKMEKHL, translated from the exons ATG TTCCTTCTGGTCATGCAGCTGGTGATCCGCCGGTACCGTCCCTCAGACAAGGACACAGTGCTCGCCCTGTTCAGCATCAGCATCCGGGAGCACATCCGTCCATGTTTTCACAACGCCATGACCAGCCCTCTCTACCTCGCCATCACCCTGACTCTGTGTGTCACTGGCTACCTGCTCGGCTCCGTGTTGGGGGCTGTGGTGTTACCGGGAGCCTGGGTGGGCCTTGTCTACTACTGCTGTCATGAACTATATGCCAGCTACGGCAGGGAGAAACTCCGGACAGAAATGCAGGACATCCCTGGGAACTATCTGAGCAGACCGGATGACTGTTTCTGGGTGGCAGAGGCTGAGGTTGATGGGAGGGCCCAGATCATGGGTATGGTGGCTGTAGTGGCCAAACAAAGTGGGAAAGAAAGACATGGGGAACTGTTCAGGATGATCATCTCACCATCGTGCAGACGGGTAGGCCTGGGCTTCAGGATGGCTCAGACTGTGATTGACTTCTGTAAGGAACGAGGCTTCTCCAGGGTGGTGCTGGAGACCAGCTCTCCAGCCACCGCTGCTGTGGCCCTGTACAAGAAACTGGGGTTCAGCCACGTCCTCTCACCCACCAAAACACAAGCTCCTGTTTGGTTTGTAACGCTGGCCAAGGTGTCAATttttaaaatggaaaaacaccTGTAA